In the genome of Hydra vulgaris chromosome 06, alternate assembly HydraT2T_AEP, the window AAACTTTTGTCATGAAGGCAAACCATACTTAAAAAACGAATATAAAACATGCGGATCAAGCGTATACAACATAAAGTCGCAGTTTTGTAACGGCGGTAAAATGTATGAAACCAGTCTCTATGAAGTTTGTGGAGGCAATGTGTACCTTGCAAGTGAAAACTTTTGTCATGAAGGCAAACCATACTTAAAAAACGAATATAAAACATGCGGATCAAGCGTATACAACATAAAGTCGCAGTTTTGTAACGGCGGTAAAATGTATGAAACCAGTCTCTATGAAGTTTGTGGAGGCAATGTGTGCCTTGCAAGTGAAAACTTTTGTCATAATGGCACACCTTACTTGAAAAACGAATATAAAGTTTGTGGAAAGCGTGTGCAAAACATCAAATCTAAATGCAATACTCTGCATTCTAAATATACTTACCATCCtcgaaaaataaattatcaatatacTAACGATGCTGATTTTGAAGATATTGATAGCAATCAAGTTGGCAATGAAAACAACAATAGTAATCAAGCTGGTTTTAAAGATATTGATGGCATCgaagaacaaatttaaatatcagTTTGACGaacatattacatattttattttttaataccgtAGTGTAGTTGTCAATCAAACTTTATTTGTTACTCTAATGATTAGTAAAGTTAATGTAAAGACCAgaactattttatttacaatcttaatttatttgataacttgTAATTTTGGTGTTActgtaaaatgaaaatttaagttaatatgttgtttttttttataaatttttattgtttcttttatatacccagaattaaaattaaaggtaAAGTAGTgcaataagtttaaaaaaataataaaactaagtTATAACCTCCCACTACTCACCCGGCAATTTATCGCATGAAGTGTTAACATTTACGTAAATATTTCAGAatcgaaaaaaaagaaatcaagatAAAATTGCTCATcgattactaataatattagaaactcatcaaaaagaaaaaaaaaaggaaatctaacatcaagtttttttaaaaaataaatgaggCTTTATACAACGAATACATAAGTTCATtcggaaaatttaaaaaataaatctcttGCTAAAGCAACTCTGAGAATCCTTATTGAAATCatattgaaagaaatagttgaaaaaaactACAGTCTCATGCAAAAGTTTAGAATCAGCTAAGTATTTTTAGGTAAATccataatttattgaaaaagacATTCACATATGACATACACAAaactaagattttatttatgttatatacatacacatgtatatattcGAAATGAACAATCTATCTTTagtatttcaaaaacaaacttaaaaaggtAATATCACACATGGCATTTCAATTTTGCATGCTTAGAATGGCATTTCAATTTTGCATGCAAGTTTATAGAATGTATGTTCCATATTTTTCATAAGATACTAATCATAACGCTGCAAGCTGAAGTTGCAAGCTAGTGCAACTTCAGCTTGCaactgaaagcaaaaaaaacatttttaaacttagaAAAGTTGATGTCCGaact includes:
- the LOC136081044 gene encoding uncharacterized protein LOC136081044, which gives rise to MNSVQLVRVLLLVFQTYAYMSDKNDDFPGETISFEQENTMNDINEVFGEKEELNTNDNSNDQLKSEQYYAQNKLCGNNAYDTKTYFCKGDTLYKYSLYEVCGENVYLASENFCHEGKPYLKNEYKTCGSSVYNIKSQFCNGGKMYETSLYEVCGGNVYLASENFCHEGKPYLKNEYKTCGSSVYNIKSQFCNGGKMYETSLYEVCGGNVYLASENFCHEGKPYLKNEYKTCGSSVYNIKSQFCNGGKMYETSLYEVCGGNVCLASENFCHNGTPYLKNEYKVCGKRVQNIKSKCNTLHSKYTYHPRKINYQYTNDADFEDIDSNQVGNENNNSNQAGFKDIDGIEEQI